A stretch of Amycolatopsis balhimycina FH 1894 DNA encodes these proteins:
- a CDS encoding NADP-dependent oxidoreductase — MKAIVYGEYGGPEVLRLEDIEEPHAGPGQVRLKVVAAGVNPVDYKIRRGWMPDMAPASLPAIPGVEAAGVVDEVGPGVTGVEVGDEVLAPTVTGSYAEYALADDFARKPAGLGWETAAALPVALETADRVLDTLMAADGETLLVHGAAGPVGAFGVQLAVARGVTVLGTASPRNHDYLRSLGAYPVTYGDGLADRVRALAPHGIDAVFDAAGQDALDVSIELRGSTDRIVTITDLRAFDLGIVFSGESRRFGAQLAEYAQLVADDALSVRIAATFALADAALAHELSETVHAGGKVVLIP, encoded by the coding sequence ATGAAGGCAATCGTTTACGGGGAGTACGGCGGCCCGGAGGTCCTACGGCTGGAGGACATCGAGGAGCCGCACGCCGGGCCCGGTCAGGTGCGGCTGAAGGTCGTGGCCGCCGGCGTCAACCCGGTGGACTACAAGATCCGCCGGGGCTGGATGCCGGACATGGCGCCCGCGTCCCTGCCGGCGATCCCCGGCGTGGAAGCGGCCGGCGTGGTCGACGAGGTCGGGCCGGGCGTCACCGGCGTCGAGGTGGGCGACGAGGTACTGGCCCCGACCGTGACCGGCTCCTACGCCGAGTACGCACTGGCCGACGACTTCGCCCGCAAGCCGGCCGGCCTCGGCTGGGAGACCGCCGCCGCGCTGCCGGTGGCCCTGGAGACCGCGGACCGCGTGCTCGACACCCTCATGGCGGCAGACGGGGAGACACTGCTGGTCCACGGCGCGGCCGGCCCGGTCGGCGCGTTCGGCGTCCAGCTCGCGGTGGCCCGCGGCGTCACCGTCCTCGGCACCGCGTCGCCGCGCAACCACGACTACCTGCGCTCGCTCGGCGCGTACCCGGTCACCTACGGCGACGGCCTCGCCGACCGGGTCCGGGCCCTCGCACCGCACGGCATCGACGCGGTCTTCGACGCCGCCGGGCAGGACGCCCTCGACGTGTCGATCGAGCTGCGCGGCAGCACCGACCGGATCGTGACGATCACCGACCTGCGCGCCTTCGACCTGGGCATCGTGTTCTCCGGCGAAAGCCGGCGGTTCGGAGCGCAGCTCGCCGAGTACGCCCAGCTCGTCGCGGACGACGCGCTCAGCGTCCGCATCGCCGCGACCTTCGCACTGGCCGACGCCGCCCTGGCCCACGAGCTGAGCGAAACCGTCCACGCGGGCGGGAAAGTGGTCCTCATCCCGTAG
- a CDS encoding GAF domain-containing sensor histidine kinase, protein MRAHPLLELGEQYADLLAALDRGEALRRALALLADGSEVAWTACPDADGVLTLEQVTGDWTGVLRALQVPPNTGLTGKVFQAGRAEWVDDYFGSQEITHDFDRHMAGEKVRRVLAVPLLRDGEALGVLALGPREDGTFGDRDIDHASAVAAQAALAVSVAERARLSREIAVHEERRRMAADLHDSVGALLFAIGSGMADLAEVTKTDPELRARLERLQTQAAEATTALRDSLRTLRSSPAALALGVALRADCAAFADRTGLPAELVILDEDPPELAPSRSDVLLTAVREALLNVEKHAHAGAVTVSVQRRDPWLTIAVHDDGVGLGPGHTPGLGLTSTGEALARLGGSVRVVSDPDGGTIWRARLPC, encoded by the coding sequence ATGCGGGCGCACCCCCTCCTCGAGCTCGGGGAGCAGTACGCGGACCTGCTCGCGGCGCTGGATCGTGGCGAGGCGCTGCGTCGCGCCTTGGCGCTGCTCGCCGACGGTTCGGAGGTCGCGTGGACGGCCTGTCCGGACGCGGACGGCGTGCTGACGCTCGAACAGGTCACCGGCGACTGGACCGGCGTGCTCCGCGCCCTCCAGGTGCCGCCCAACACGGGCCTGACCGGCAAGGTGTTCCAGGCCGGGCGCGCGGAGTGGGTGGACGACTACTTCGGCAGCCAGGAAATCACCCACGACTTCGACCGGCACATGGCAGGAGAAAAGGTGCGGCGCGTGCTGGCCGTCCCGCTGCTGCGCGACGGGGAAGCCCTGGGTGTCCTCGCCCTCGGCCCGCGGGAGGACGGGACGTTCGGCGACCGCGACATCGACCACGCCTCGGCGGTCGCGGCCCAGGCCGCGCTGGCGGTTTCGGTGGCCGAACGCGCTCGCCTGAGCCGGGAGATCGCGGTCCACGAGGAGCGCCGGCGGATGGCGGCGGACCTGCACGACAGCGTCGGAGCGTTGTTGTTCGCCATCGGGTCCGGCATGGCCGACCTCGCCGAGGTCACGAAGACGGACCCCGAACTGCGTGCCCGGCTCGAGCGGCTGCAGACGCAGGCCGCGGAAGCGACCACCGCGCTGCGCGATTCGTTGCGCACGCTGCGCTCGTCGCCGGCCGCGCTCGCGCTCGGGGTCGCCCTGCGCGCCGACTGCGCGGCTTTCGCCGACCGCACCGGCCTGCCCGCGGAACTCGTCATCCTCGACGAAGACCCGCCCGAACTCGCCCCGTCCCGATCGGACGTCCTGCTCACCGCGGTCCGCGAAGCTCTGCTGAACGTCGAAAAACACGCCCACGCCGGCGCCGTCACGGTCTCGGTGCAGCGACGCGATCCCTGGCTGACGATCGCGGTGCACGACGACGGTGTCGGTCTCGGCCCGGGCCACACACCGGGGCTCGGCCTCACCAGCACCGGCGAAGCGCTGGCCCGGCTGGGCGGTTCGGTGCGGGTGGTGTCCGATCCGGACGGTGGCACGATCTGGCGGGCACGGCTGCCGTGCTGA
- a CDS encoding response regulator transcription factor produces MLTRIVIVDDHPVVHDGVAAQLQRYPDMVVVGRAGTGAAAVTVCAEERPDVVLLDLRLPDCLAADVVPELHRVSPESRILLFTAFPEHAAVAPTLAAGACGILVKHAGSTAIRDAIRSVARTGAFHDGTPASVTTPVTAREYDVLRLVAAGHTNPEIGTELNLSINTVKTYLRTVMHKLAARNRAQLIANARGQGLL; encoded by the coding sequence GTGCTGACCCGCATCGTGATCGTGGACGACCACCCGGTGGTCCACGACGGCGTGGCCGCCCAGCTGCAGCGCTACCCCGACATGGTCGTCGTCGGCCGCGCGGGCACCGGCGCCGCCGCGGTCACTGTCTGCGCCGAGGAACGACCCGACGTCGTGCTGCTCGACCTGCGGCTGCCCGACTGCCTCGCCGCCGACGTCGTGCCCGAACTGCACCGGGTCAGCCCGGAGAGCCGCATCCTGCTGTTCACCGCGTTCCCTGAACACGCCGCCGTGGCGCCGACCCTGGCCGCCGGCGCCTGCGGCATCCTGGTGAAACACGCGGGCAGCACGGCCATCCGGGACGCGATCCGCAGCGTCGCCCGCACCGGTGCCTTCCACGACGGCACGCCCGCCTCCGTCACCACGCCGGTCACCGCTCGCGAGTACGACGTACTTCGGCTCGTCGCGGCCGGGCACACCAACCCCGAGATCGGCACCGAGCTGAACCTGTCGATCAACACCGTCAAGACCTACCTGCGCACGGTGATGCACAAACTCGCCGCCCGCAACCGGGCCCAGCTCATCGCCAACGCCCGCGGCCAAGGCCTGCTCTGA
- a CDS encoding antibiotic biosynthesis monooxygenase family protein produces MLTLKNLDDSTPFVGQHDVQTGSVTIINTFVAPEGKTDEVLAAWAADAQYMKDTGNLLAVQLYHGIGGSRLFTNVAVWKSPAALRAAFTTPEFAKHTEQYPDGTLAYPHLYRKVAVEGICEGE; encoded by the coding sequence ATGCTCACCCTCAAGAACCTCGACGACTCCACCCCGTTCGTCGGCCAGCACGACGTGCAGACCGGATCGGTCACCATCATCAACACGTTCGTCGCACCCGAAGGCAAGACCGACGAAGTCCTGGCCGCATGGGCGGCCGACGCTCAGTACATGAAGGACACGGGGAACCTCCTCGCGGTGCAGCTGTACCACGGCATCGGCGGCAGCCGGCTGTTCACGAACGTTGCGGTCTGGAAGTCCCCCGCAGCCCTGCGGGCCGCGTTCACCACGCCGGAATTCGCCAAGCACACCGAGCAGTACCCGGACGGCACCCTCGCCTACCCGCACCTGTACCGAAAGGTCGCCGTCGAGGGCATCTGCGAAGGCGAATGA
- a CDS encoding CocE/NonD family hydrolase: MTIEHDVPATMRDGVVLRADVYRPSAEGPWPVLLARLPYGKNQSLLAAVMDPVGKARRGFIVVVQDTRGRFASDGEWEPWTHETDDGYDTVRWAAALPGSNGSVGMYGPSYLGNTQWMAALAKPPELKAISPMVTWAEPDDGLFARGGAQELGITVPWSLMQGIDTLLRRHADDPMAQGQALMALVGDTDAVANSTYWELPAGRHPVFERHGIPELGFERSRREPEWSANCRVAGRQAEVDLPSLHSGGWYDIFCQGTLDNYTAMHAAGRTANLIMGPWSHTGTLGYLGDVNFGLAASTELLGFRGRFADVELRWLRQWLAPDDAESPQPELPPVLLFVMGINQWREEQEWPLARAVDTGLFLRAGNHLAFEAPDAGEGTDAFVYDPADPVPTTGGALLMSNEFPAGPFDQAEVEARPDVLAYTSDPLAEDLEVTGRVRAHLTAATDAPTTDWVVRLCDVDTQGVSRNIADGIVRAVATPGEFTEQVVDLWSTSYVFRAGHRIRVQVTSSNFPRWDRNLNTGDGLRSQAAHQEIAHDAARLSRIVLPVIPASAEGQA, from the coding sequence GTGACGATCGAACACGACGTGCCGGCCACCATGCGCGACGGCGTCGTGCTGCGGGCCGACGTGTACCGGCCCTCGGCCGAGGGGCCGTGGCCGGTGCTGCTGGCCCGGCTGCCCTATGGCAAGAACCAGTCGTTGCTCGCCGCCGTGATGGACCCGGTCGGCAAGGCGCGGCGTGGCTTCATCGTCGTCGTCCAGGACACCAGGGGCCGCTTCGCCTCCGACGGCGAGTGGGAGCCGTGGACGCACGAGACGGACGACGGCTACGACACCGTCCGCTGGGCCGCCGCGCTCCCCGGGTCGAACGGATCGGTCGGGATGTACGGGCCCAGCTACCTCGGCAACACCCAGTGGATGGCCGCGCTCGCCAAGCCGCCGGAGCTGAAGGCGATCTCGCCGATGGTCACCTGGGCCGAGCCCGACGACGGGCTCTTCGCCCGCGGCGGGGCGCAGGAACTCGGGATCACCGTGCCCTGGTCGCTCATGCAGGGCATCGACACGCTGCTGCGCCGGCACGCCGACGACCCGATGGCCCAGGGACAGGCACTCATGGCCCTGGTCGGCGACACCGACGCGGTCGCGAACAGCACGTATTGGGAGCTGCCCGCCGGCCGCCACCCCGTCTTCGAACGGCACGGCATCCCGGAACTCGGCTTCGAACGCTCCCGCCGGGAACCCGAGTGGAGCGCGAACTGCCGCGTCGCCGGGCGACAGGCGGAAGTGGACCTGCCGAGCCTGCATTCCGGCGGCTGGTACGACATCTTCTGCCAGGGCACCCTCGACAACTACACGGCAATGCACGCGGCCGGCCGGACGGCGAACCTGATCATGGGCCCCTGGTCCCACACCGGGACCCTGGGGTACCTGGGCGACGTCAACTTCGGGCTGGCCGCGAGCACCGAACTCCTCGGCTTCCGCGGCCGGTTCGCCGACGTCGAACTCCGCTGGCTCCGCCAGTGGCTCGCACCGGACGACGCGGAGTCACCGCAGCCGGAGCTGCCGCCGGTCCTGCTGTTCGTCATGGGGATCAACCAGTGGCGCGAGGAGCAGGAGTGGCCACTCGCCCGCGCCGTCGACACCGGCCTGTTCCTGCGCGCGGGCAACCACCTCGCCTTCGAAGCCCCGGACGCCGGGGAAGGGACCGACGCGTTCGTCTACGACCCCGCCGACCCGGTACCGACCACCGGCGGCGCACTGCTGATGTCGAACGAATTCCCGGCCGGTCCCTTCGACCAGGCCGAGGTCGAAGCCCGACCGGACGTCCTGGCCTACACGAGCGACCCGCTCGCCGAGGACCTCGAAGTCACCGGCCGCGTCCGGGCCCACCTCACCGCCGCGACCGACGCCCCGACGACCGACTGGGTCGTCCGCCTCTGCGACGTCGACACCCAGGGCGTGTCGCGGAACATCGCCGACGGGATCGTGCGCGCGGTGGCGACGCCGGGTGAGTTCACCGAGCAGGTCGTCGACCTGTGGTCCACCAGCTACGTGTTCCGCGCCGGGCACCGCATCCGCGTGCAGGTCACTTCCAGCAACTTCCCCCGATGGGACCGCAACCTCAACACCGGGGACGGCCTGCGATCGCAAGCCGCCCACCAGGAAATCGCCCACGACGCGGCGCGGCTCTCCCGCATCGTGCTCCCCGTGATCCCGGCTTCCGCGGAAGGTCAGGCGTGA
- a CDS encoding helix-turn-helix transcriptional regulator has translation MDLMSAVEVIRAPLSETQALLSASFAEAIPHRTLSQLAANCPFAPFKTHGVSPGAPGSSVTTADLAAIRPLMPARGTWQGRATMAGVEVPVLALASDAAEQGALLVLVLTEDTPVPEEHQVAALALWDMVTAHREGLRNEAVPEWLALSRAAAAARALAISDLGDAHGAALTALLGVLRDRSLDDGDARTRAVDLAVTALDALRSRAELDHAMAEERVGEAFDRLAKSLSRVLRPRGVQLELGTPGAEEGVDRVLPADVAATARAVVRAVVHTMLDDQRQVRRIHVGWKIDAAELRATVRDDGPGALSRGALDARRVGERLGPLGGRLEVDSVPGWGTAVTVGVPLGPPDTPREDPLTVLGARELEVLGQLALGRRNRDIARELHISESTVKFHVANILDKLGVGSRGEAAALAHEWGATALRT, from the coding sequence ATGGACCTGATGTCGGCTGTCGAGGTGATCCGGGCGCCGCTGAGCGAGACCCAGGCGCTGCTGTCCGCCTCGTTCGCCGAGGCGATTCCCCACCGGACGCTTTCCCAGCTGGCCGCCAACTGTCCCTTCGCGCCGTTCAAGACCCACGGCGTGTCGCCCGGCGCGCCGGGGTCGTCCGTCACGACCGCCGACCTCGCCGCGATCCGGCCGCTGATGCCCGCACGAGGCACCTGGCAGGGCCGGGCCACTATGGCGGGCGTCGAGGTGCCGGTGCTGGCCCTGGCCAGCGACGCCGCCGAGCAGGGTGCGCTGCTGGTCCTCGTACTGACCGAGGACACCCCGGTGCCGGAGGAGCACCAGGTGGCCGCCCTGGCGCTGTGGGACATGGTGACCGCCCATCGGGAGGGCCTGCGGAACGAGGCCGTGCCCGAATGGCTGGCCTTGTCACGGGCGGCCGCGGCGGCCCGCGCACTGGCCATCTCCGACCTCGGCGACGCGCACGGGGCCGCGCTGACCGCCCTGCTCGGCGTCCTGCGGGACCGTTCGCTGGACGACGGGGACGCCCGGACCCGCGCCGTCGACCTCGCCGTCACCGCGCTGGACGCGCTGCGTTCCCGGGCTGAACTGGACCATGCGATGGCCGAGGAGCGGGTCGGCGAGGCGTTCGACCGGCTGGCCAAGTCGCTGAGCCGCGTCCTGCGCCCCCGCGGCGTGCAGCTCGAACTGGGTACGCCCGGCGCGGAGGAAGGCGTGGACCGGGTACTGCCCGCCGACGTCGCCGCCACGGCCCGCGCGGTGGTCCGGGCCGTCGTGCACACGATGCTGGACGACCAGCGGCAGGTGCGGCGGATCCATGTCGGCTGGAAGATCGATGCGGCCGAACTGCGCGCCACCGTGCGGGACGACGGCCCCGGCGCGCTGTCCCGAGGTGCTCTCGACGCGCGCCGGGTCGGGGAACGACTGGGCCCTCTGGGCGGACGGCTGGAGGTGGACTCGGTGCCGGGCTGGGGTACGGCGGTGACGGTCGGCGTCCCGCTCGGACCGCCGGACACCCCGCGCGAGGACCCGCTGACGGTGCTGGGCGCGCGGGAGCTGGAGGTACTCGGTCAGCTGGCGCTCGGCCGGCGCAACCGGGACATCGCCCGCGAATTGCACATCAGCGAATCCACCGTGAAGTTCCACGTGGCGAACATCCTCGACAAGCTCGGCGTCGGCTCTCGCGGCGAGGCGGCCGCTTTGGCGCACGAGTGGGGCGCGACCGCACTTCGCACGTAA